One genomic window of Glycine soja cultivar W05 chromosome 9, ASM419377v2, whole genome shotgun sequence includes the following:
- the LOC114425449 gene encoding uncharacterized protein LOC114425449, which yields MPFPWKKNRVPRISQFVADLQSPKRGGSLVVETGFPTSLIDLFVKNQSRFQKHRSKKPPPPKSLSATDPPPPPPPPPPSPATSPPPSRVPAVPTTPVEQDDTAVSAPDRITECSGSHWSRVNAVVLVAKILMVLVLVASVERLTVGITASAFALLLLEYAGLRRAVVSCSVAESRWRWFQKVPRKERVVVERIEFEFAELNKGLSIDEIEVVETTNEGGICCSEIGDVALKVLEPCLCDEDVSECKIRPSRSGRFRSKMVKLVSKKFRGSKKKNKHNEGESGSEISSAVGEEKLPILEIEEEEEEENGDNKSSNTKPDCGITCSYEKKVNRVENSGSSMVLVMIIALVGLLLGRFPALVLLMTWCCLMKILGILWRTQKVPMNMIKCSVSNS from the coding sequence ATGCCGTTTCCGTGGAAGAAAAACCGCGTCCCCCGAATCTCCCAATTCGTCGCCGATCTCCAATCGCCAAAACGCGGCGGTTCCCTCGTCGTCGAGACCGGCTTCCCCACCTCCCTCATCGACCTCTTCGTCAAAAACCAAAGCCGCTTCCAAAAACACCGCTCCAAAAAACCGCCACCGCCAAAATCCCTCTCCGCCACCGATCCTCCGCCGCCTCCTCCACCTCCACCGCCCTCTCCGGCCACTTCTCCGCCTCCCTCACGCGTCCCCGCCGTCCCAACCACTCCAGTAGAGCAAGACGACACCGCCGTTTCCGCTCCGGATCGAATTACCGAATGCTCTGGCTCTCACTGGTCTCGTGTGAACGCCGTCGTCCTCGTTGCAAAGATTCTGATGGTGTTGGTCTTAGTCGCGAGCGTGGAGAGGCTCACCGTCGGAATCACCGCGTCGGCGTTCGCGCTTCTGCTTCTCGAATACGCAGGGCTGCGGCGCGCCGTCGTTTCGTGTTCTGTCGCAGAATCGCGGTGGCGGTGGTTCCAGAAGGTTCCGAGGAAGGAGCGTGTTGTTGTTGAGAGAATTGAATTCGAATTCGCCGAATTGAACAAGGGTTTGTCAATCGATGAAATTGAGGTTGTGGAAACAACCAACGAAGGGGGGATTTGTTGCAGTGAAATTGGTGACGTGGCATTGAAGGTTTTGGAGCCGTGTTTATGTGATGAAGATGTTTCTGAATGCAAGATTAGACCTAGCCGAAGTGGTAGGTTTAGGTCGAAGATGGTGAAGCTTGTTTCTAAGAAATTTCGTGGGtctaagaaaaagaataaacacAATGAGGGTGAGTCAGGTAGTGAAATTTCAAGTGCTGTGGGAGAAGAAAAGTTACCAATTTTAGAaattgaagaggaagaggaggaagagAATGGGGATAATAagtcaagtaacactaaacctGATTGTGGAATCACTTGTTCCTATGAGAAGAAAGTGAATAGAGTTGAGAATTCAGGTTCTTCCATGGTTTTAGTTATGATTATTGCCCTTGTTGGGCTTCTTTTGGGTCGTTTTCCAGCATTGGTACTTTTGATGACATGGTGTTGCTTGATGAAGATACTTGGGATTCTATGGAGAACACAGAAAGTGCCTATGAATATGATCAAGTGTTCTGTTTCAAACTCTTGA